One Pleuronectes platessa chromosome 9, fPlePla1.1, whole genome shotgun sequence genomic region harbors:
- the LOC128448521 gene encoding C2 calcium-dependent domain-containing protein 4C, with protein sequence MWVLDKIRGSVETGMLRQGENGDKKGMAPAYSNVLTPDKIPDFFIPPKLISCPPEPELPHLKPKDGLQPSSSEHTIGSGRKISSPRSPRLVAKIAGDTKNLLRSANRHIIQIESADDVVAGDTNADPQSQTAMSLPYVPKTHTSYGFATLKESPHTRRKESLFHCELTSPITSPNIQRKTPGKSSDSGNHLNPADFNTSHMNPYRYFSGGESDTCSSAESSPFSSPLLSRSASLLKIFTHETQAKVVKAKRTFARHSSLSTDECSSAEPSPNIQRRLHVPSLHGGAGASDHGLQQEHTINLHKGGTVRIMANYDSGTSRLLIRVLATGSLYDKHFDIKSINCCVSVYLNPGKLQKQRSNIIKNSRNPVFNEDFFFDSISSVQVKNLSVKFKVVNKGTSLKRDTLLGEREVALTKLLSGL encoded by the coding sequence ATGTGGGTTCTGGATAAGATCCGCGGGTCGGTGGAGACCGGCATGCTGCGACAGGGAGAGAACGGGGACAAGAAAGGCATGGCCCCGGCTTACAGCAACGTCCTCACTCCAGACAAGATCCCAGACTTCTTTATTCCCCCGAAGCTGATCAGCTGCCCCCCCGAGCCCGAGCTCCCTCACTTGAAACCCAAGGACGGGTTGCAGCCGTCCAGTTCAGAGCACACTATCGGCAGCGGCAGGAAGATCAGCAGCCCGAGGAGTCCTCGTCTGGTGGCCAAGATCGCAGGAGACACCAAGAACTTGCTGAGATCAGCAAACCGCCACATCATACAGATAGAGAGCGCTGATGACGTTGTGGCTGGAGACACCAATGCAGACCCCCAGTCACAGACAGCTATGTCCCTGCCTTACGTCCCCAAGACCCATACATCGTACGGCTTTGCCACCTTGAAGGAAAGCCCCCACACCCGCCGAAAAGAGTCTCTGTTTCACTGTGAGCTCACCAGTCCCATCACCTCCCCGAACATACAGAGGAAGACCCCGGGGAAAAGCAGTGACTCAGGAAACCACCTGAATCCAGCCGACTTCAACACCTCTCACATGAATCCGTACCGTTACTTCAGCGGTGGGGAAAGTGATACCTGCTCCTCGGCCGAGTCCTCACCCTTcagctctcctctgctctcccgcTCCGCGTCTCTGCTCAAGATCTTCACCCACGAGACGCAGGCCAAGGTTGTGAAGGCCAAGCGGACGTTCGCTCGCCACAGCTCCCTCTCCACCGACGAGTGCAGCTCGGCCGAGCCCAGCCCCAACATCCAGCGGCGGCTCCACGTCCCTTCCTTGCATGGTGGCGCCGGAGCATCCGACCACGGCCTCCAACAAGAGCACACCATCAACCTGCACAAAGGCGGCACGGTGAGGATCATGGCCAACTATGACTCCGGCACGTCGCGCCTGCTGATCCGCGTCCTGGCGACGGGGAGTCTTTACGACAAGCACTTTGACATCAAGAGCATCAACTGCTGCGTGTCTGTCTACCTGAACCCGGGCAAGCTGCAGAAGCAGAGGAGCAACATCATCAAGAACAGCCGCAACCCGGTCTTCAACGAGGACTTCTTCTTCGACTCCATCAGCTCGGTCCAGGTGAAGAACCTGTCGGTGAAATTCAAGGTGGTGAACAAAGGCACCAGCCTCAAGAGGGACACGCTGCTGGGGGAGCGAGAGGTGGCGCTGACGAAGCTGCTGTCAGGACTTtaa